A window of the Xenopus laevis strain J_2021 chromosome 9_10L, Xenopus_laevis_v10.1, whole genome shotgun sequence genome harbors these coding sequences:
- the dnajb11.L gene encoding uncharacterized protein LOC100036945 encodes MKFASVTGVGFLICYLMVVVSGGRDFYKILGVSRGATVKEIKKAYRKLALQLHPDRNPDDPNAQDKFQDLGAAYEVLSDEEKRKQYDTYGEEGLKDGHQGSHGDIFSHFFGDFGFMFGGNPRQQDRNIPRGSDIIVDLEVTLEEVYSGNFVEVVRNKPVARQAPGKRKCNCRQEMRTTQLGPGRFQMTQEVVCDECPNVKLVNEERTLEVEIEPGVRDGMEYPFIGEGEPHIDGEPGDLRFRIKVLKHPIFERRGDDLYTNVSISLVEALIGFEMDITHLDSHKVHIMRDKITKPGAKLWKKGEGLPNFDNNNIKGSLIITFDVEFPKEQLTEEQRQGVKQFMKQKSIQRIYNGLQGY; translated from the exons CTGTAAAGGAGATAAAGAAGGCTTATAGAAAGCTCGCATTGCAGCTTCATCCAGACAGAAACCCTGATGATCCTAATGCACAAGACAAATTTCAAGACTTGGGGGCTGCCTACGAG GTGCTTTCAGATGAGgaaaaaagaaagcaatatgATACATATGGTGAAGAGGGTTTAAAGGATGGACATCAAGGCTCTCATGGTGATATATTTTCTCA CTTCTTTGGTGATTTTGGGTTCATGTTTGGAGGCAATCCACGTCAACAAGACAGAAATATACCACGTGGTAGTGATATCATTGTTGATTTAGAAGTGACATTGGAAGAAGTATACTCTGGAAACTTTGTAGAa GTTGTAAGGAACAAACCTGTAGCTCGACAGGCACCAGGCAAGCGGAAATGTAATTGTCGCCAAGAGATGAGAACTACACAGCTGGGTCCTGGACGCTTTCAGATGACACAAGAAGTTGTGTGTGATGAGTGCCCCAATGTAAA GCTTGTAAATGAGGAAAGAACATTAGAAGTGGAGATTGAGCCAGGAGTTCGAGACGGTATGGAGTATCCCTTCATTGGAGAAG GAGAACCCCATATTGATGGAGAACCAGGAGACTTGCGTTTCCGGATTAAAGTTCTCAA GCACCCAATATTTGAAAGAAGAGGAGATGATCTTTATACAAATGTGTCTATCTCTTTAGTTGAAGCTCTTATAGGCTTTGAAATGGATATCACTCATTTGGATAGCCATAAG gttCACATCATGCGGGATAAAATTACTAAACCAGGAGCAAAATTGTGGAAAAAGGGGGAAGGCCTACCAAACTTTGACAATAACAACATAAAAGGATCTTTAATTATAACATTTGATGTTGAATTCCCAAAAGAACAGCTAACAGAGGAGCAACGACAAG GTGTAAAACAATTTATGAAGCAAAAATCGATACAAAGGATTTACAACGGGCTGCAAGGATATTAA